The sequence GCCCGGGGATGTTCCAACTTCAACCCCGCCTTCCTTCCCGAAGGAGGCGGCGGCAGGGCAGGTATAAAGGTTATTGTAATACTGAACTCAGGATCATTAATGGGGAAGCTTCTGCTTCATTGAATTTGCGGATCTTACCCATCACAGATGCGTCATTCTGGTCGTTTTCCTCCTCCGCTTCATTTGAGTTGGAGATGGAGGTTTTAGACTTGATGATAATGGTATCTGATTTACTTTTTTTCTCTGGTCCCTTGTATTCGTATTCACTGTCCTTGTCTTTCAGTTCACCTTCACCTTCGATGATCACTCCTTTATCGTCGATCTTGAATTTGAATTTTCCTTCTTTAAGTTCTTTCTCCGAAATGGCGCCGGATCTTTGCAGCCCTTCACGGGTCATCACGTATTCGACGTTACTGTCCCAGGAATAAGAATCGTCCCAGTTATTGTCCCAGCTCACATTGAATCCGCGCCTGCGGTTGGCGTTGATATTAAACCATTCGTAGTCATCCAGGCTCCTGTCTAGTTCGATCTTTTTACCCACCGGCACTTCAATCACCACCAGTACCTGCTGGTTACGGAATTTGTCGTTGCGGGTGATAGCGAAACCTTTCTGCAATTCCAGTACACTATCTTTCTGAACGATCGGGAACCGGATATTTTCGGCCAGTACTTTTGCGGTAGCATTTGTATTGCTGCGGCTGAAGCGCATGGTATACACATGGAAGGCGGTGTCTTTACTTTTCACCACATTCACCCTCACGGTTTTGAGCATCAGGCTATCATGGCTGATACCATAGAAAGGAGCATCGTCGTCAAAGTCGATTCCGAAGAAATCTTCATCAGCATAATAGTGAACGTTGCTGCCAACAGATTCAACGAAGAGTTTGTTGTTGGAAGGCTGAACCATGGCAACCTGGGTTTCTACGCCAGCCCTGTTCTTAAAGTTGCGGGCGAATAAGCCGGCAAGGAATATGAAGCTGAACAGGCCGATGATCCAGAGTCCGCCAAAGATGTAGCCGAGGTAGTTGTTATTACTTCTTACACCCATGATGCGGCGGATCAGCCAGGTGATCAATGCTATGGAAGGAACGCCGAGGAAAAGGATAAGGCTGGACCAGGCCAGGGTATTTTGCCAGAACCCTTCCAGGAAAAAATCTTTCACGGGAAATACAGCCATACCACCGAAGAGTATACCCATCAGTACACCGAAGAAAGCGAGTGCAATGATTGCAGCGATAAATAAGAAGAAGGCTTTGAACAGGATCCCGATCACATGGCCTAATCCACTGCCGGCCCTTCTTGCCACGGGGGCTGCTTCGGATGCAAAACTGCGGGCACGCTCACCTGCTTCTGCAGTGAAACCACGGCTTCTGTTACTGAATTGTTGGGCAGTTTCCTTTACTTCAGCGCCCCAGTTTTGTGCCTTGCTCTTAAAATTTTCGAGATCCCCTTTAACGGTATCACGGATGGAATTGAGGTCAATCTTCTCGCCTTTCATTTCGAGTTTCTCAGCAGCTGTTGCGGCAAAAGGAACTGCGATCCAAAGGACCAGGTAAACGA comes from Flavihumibacter fluvii and encodes:
- a CDS encoding PspC domain-containing protein, with protein sequence MKKVININFQGRVIPIEETAFDLLKQYTESLRRYFSNEEGRDEIINDIEGRIAELFSDRLKKGAICITDDDVNSIIANMGRPEDFEAADADINGGATTGSSAQKESTFSQADQSAYTRSAGTFGRGKFSRNADDKIIGGVCSGLANYLGIDPVIMRVIFVLLIAPLFWIYILLWIIVPSQSLSSNITKRLYRNPDDKVIAGVCGGLAAYFDIQTWIPRLIFALPLILGIVGGSFNAFFWDWDYSFGPRFISGGLGSTLSIVYLVLWIAVPFAATAAEKLEMKGEKIDLNSIRDTVKGDLENFKSKAQNWGAEVKETAQQFSNRSRGFTAEAGERARSFASEAAPVARRAGSGLGHVIGILFKAFFLFIAAIIALAFFGVLMGILFGGMAVFPVKDFFLEGFWQNTLAWSSLILFLGVPSIALITWLIRRIMGVRSNNNYLGYIFGGLWIIGLFSFIFLAGLFARNFKNRAGVETQVAMVQPSNNKLFVESVGSNVHYYADEDFFGIDFDDDAPFYGISHDSLMLKTVRVNVVKSKDTAFHVYTMRFSRSNTNATAKVLAENIRFPIVQKDSVLELQKGFAITRNDKFRNQQVLVVIEVPVGKKIELDRSLDDYEWFNINANRRRGFNVSWDNNWDDSYSWDSNVEYVMTREGLQRSGAISEKELKEGKFKFKIDDKGVIIEGEGELKDKDSEYEYKGPEKKSKSDTIIIKSKTSISNSNEAEEENDQNDASVMGKIRKFNEAEASPLMILSSVLQ